In Methylotenera mobilis JLW8, the following are encoded in one genomic region:
- a CDS encoding DUF934 domain-containing protein, with product MSNLIKLNNGVASIVADDWTLVQLPATQVEERKQAGKVVLFKLTGEATVTEAQIADTVIPATGKIILPLSVFVARNNEIKDRIAQGEIGVWLATHELLENLTQKQADLNVLPIIAIFVERFADGRIFSLGNLLRTRFGFKNELRAFGDVLRDQLFFLKRSGFTSYLVRADRSAQEAIASLSDFTKPYQGAVDEPRPVFKRYNRGA from the coding sequence ATGAGTAATTTAATCAAACTAAACAATGGCGTGGCTAGCATAGTAGCTGATGACTGGACACTAGTTCAGTTGCCAGCGACGCAAGTAGAAGAGCGCAAACAAGCCGGTAAAGTGGTGTTATTTAAACTTACTGGTGAAGCTACTGTGACTGAGGCGCAGATTGCCGACACAGTGATTCCGGCAACTGGCAAAATCATTTTGCCTTTAAGCGTATTCGTTGCTCGCAATAACGAAATTAAAGACCGTATTGCACAAGGTGAAATCGGCGTTTGGTTAGCAACGCATGAACTGCTTGAAAACCTGACACAAAAACAAGCCGACTTAAACGTGTTACCTATCATCGCGATTTTTGTAGAGCGTTTTGCTGATGGTCGTATTTTCTCATTAGGCAACCTGCTACGCACACGCTTTGGCTTTAAAAATGAGCTACGTGCGTTTGGCGACGTATTACGTGACCAATTGTTTTTCTTAAAACGCAGCGGCTTTACCAGCTACTTAGTGCGTGCTGACCGCTCTGCACAGGAAGCGATTGCCAGCTTGAGCGATTTCACTAAACCATACCAAGGTGCGGTTGATGAACCTCGCCCAGTGTTTAAGCGTTATAACAGAGGCGCATAA
- a CDS encoding DoxX family protein: MLNTQSCEKWTPYVLGLLRIIVGFLFLQHGSAKLLGMPHIAMFDGLQLMSLMGLAGILELGGGVLILIGLFTRPVAFILSGQMAAAYFMAHAPGGFLPILNQGELAVLYSFVFLYFAFAGAGKLSVDSMCCKKSH, encoded by the coding sequence ATGTTAAATACGCAAAGCTGTGAAAAATGGACACCTTATGTTTTAGGTTTACTGCGAATCATTGTGGGATTTCTGTTCTTGCAGCATGGTTCTGCCAAGCTTTTAGGTATGCCGCATATTGCGATGTTTGATGGCTTGCAGTTGATGTCGCTTATGGGGCTGGCAGGGATATTGGAACTAGGTGGTGGCGTATTGATACTAATAGGCTTATTTACAAGGCCAGTGGCGTTTATTCTTTCTGGTCAAATGGCTGCGGCGTATTTTATGGCACATGCACCTGGCGGCTTCTTGCCGATCTTAAATCAAGGTGAATTGGCAGTATTGTACAGCTTTGTATTTTTATACTTTGCGTTTGCGGGCGCTGGTAAATTAAGCGTAGATAGCATGTGCTGTAAAAAGTCTCACTAG
- the pqqC gene encoding pyrroloquinoline-quinone synthase PqqC, giving the protein MAEKLAPWSREEFEAKLREKGKGYHIYHPIHVLMYEGKLTQQQMQAWVANRYYYQIAIPMKDAAILSNCPDREIRRGWIQRIFDHDGSGAIAEGGEGGIEAWIHLGAAVGLSREDVTSLKLVAPGTKFAVDAYINFAKQRSWQESVCSSLTELFAPHIHQQRIDSWPSMYPWINAEGMQYFKNRLTQARRDVEQGLQVTLDYFSQSREMQMRALEILQFKLDVLWVMADAIMLQSADIKVEGRDYLRQPVMNVS; this is encoded by the coding sequence ATGGCTGAAAAATTGGCACCCTGGTCTAGAGAAGAGTTCGAAGCTAAGCTACGTGAGAAAGGTAAAGGCTATCATATCTATCACCCAATCCACGTGTTGATGTATGAAGGCAAACTGACACAACAGCAAATGCAGGCATGGGTAGCAAATCGCTATTATTATCAAATTGCGATTCCAATGAAAGACGCAGCTATTTTATCTAACTGTCCAGATCGTGAAATACGTCGTGGCTGGATTCAACGTATTTTTGACCATGACGGTAGCGGCGCAATTGCAGAGGGTGGCGAAGGCGGCATTGAAGCGTGGATTCATCTAGGTGCAGCAGTGGGTTTAAGCCGTGAAGATGTTACCTCATTAAAACTAGTGGCGCCTGGTACTAAGTTTGCTGTAGACGCCTATATTAACTTTGCAAAACAACGCTCATGGCAGGAGTCAGTTTGTTCTAGTCTGACAGAGTTATTTGCTCCACATATTCATCAGCAGCGCATAGATTCATGGCCTTCAATGTACCCGTGGATTAACGCAGAAGGTATGCAGTACTTTAAGAATAGATTGACGCAAGCGCGTCGCGACGTTGAGCAAGGCTTGCAAGTGACGCTAGATTACTTCAGCCAAAGCCGTGAAATGCAAATGCGTGCCTTGGAAATACTGCAATTCAAACTGGATGTGTTGTGGGTGATGGCTGATGCGATTATGCTGCAATCAGCAGACATTAAGGTTGAGGGCCGTGATTATCTGCGCCAACCGGTGATGAACGTAAGCTAG
- a CDS encoding phosphoadenylyl-sulfate reductase, with product MTTDVDLGQVVMLKPSANNPATRPTLTDELVASVKQKADEVLALLSSAANEFGANEVTFANSFGAEDMVLTDIIQRQKIAIEIFSLDTGRLPVETYDLIAKTEQTYNTKLKIFFPQSDAVESYVRTNGINAFYESIDLRKACCFMRKVEPLQRALKDKKAWVTGMRAEQSTTRVNLPFREFDSGNQLEKFNPLSNWTEKEVWAYIRMFDVPYNKLHDQFYPSIGCAPCTRAIAMGEDVRAGRWWWEDPNSKECGLHVKK from the coding sequence ATGACTACGGATGTAGATTTAGGCCAGGTAGTAATGTTAAAACCTAGCGCCAACAACCCTGCGACCAGACCAACACTGACGGATGAGTTGGTAGCAAGCGTTAAACAAAAGGCGGACGAAGTCCTCGCCTTACTGAGCAGCGCAGCCAATGAGTTTGGCGCAAATGAAGTCACCTTTGCTAATAGCTTTGGCGCAGAAGATATGGTGTTAACCGACATCATTCAACGCCAAAAAATTGCAATTGAGATTTTCTCGCTAGACACTGGCCGTCTGCCGGTTGAAACCTACGATTTAATTGCTAAAACAGAGCAAACGTACAACACCAAGCTTAAAATCTTTTTCCCGCAGTCTGATGCGGTAGAAAGCTATGTAAGAACCAACGGCATCAATGCATTCTACGAATCTATAGATTTGCGCAAAGCGTGCTGCTTTATGCGCAAAGTAGAGCCATTGCAACGTGCTTTAAAAGATAAAAAAGCATGGGTTACCGGTATGCGTGCAGAGCAATCTACCACGCGCGTCAACCTGCCCTTCCGTGAGTTTGATAGCGGCAACCAGCTGGAAAAATTTAACCCACTCAGCAACTGGACTGAAAAAGAAGTATGGGCATACATCCGTATGTTTGATGTGCCATACAACAAACTGCACGACCAATTTTACCCAAGCATAGGTTGCGCACCATGTACGCGCGCAATTGCTATGGGCGAAGATGTGCGCGCCGGTCGCTGGTGGTGGGAAGACCCCAACAGCAAAGAATGCGGATTACACGTAAAGAAGTGA
- the fdxA gene encoding ferredoxin FdxA, whose amino-acid sequence MTYVVTENCIQCKFTDCVDVCPVDCFVEGPNFLAINPDECIDCTLCVAECPAEAIFAEDDVPADQQEYIALNARLAQVWPTITARKEALPDAEAMNGAPNKRSLLVE is encoded by the coding sequence ATGACTTACGTCGTTACCGAAAACTGTATTCAATGTAAATTCACTGACTGTGTAGATGTTTGCCCAGTTGATTGCTTTGTAGAAGGCCCTAACTTCCTGGCAATTAACCCAGACGAATGTATCGACTGCACACTATGCGTTGCGGAATGTCCAGCGGAAGCCATCTTTGCCGAAGATGATGTGCCGGCAGATCAACAAGAGTATATTGCGTTGAACGCCCGCTTGGCACAGGTATGGCCAACCATTACCGCACGTAAAGAAGCTCTGCCAGATGCAGAAGCTATGAATGGCGCGCCAAACAAACGTAGTTTATTGGTTGAATAA
- a CDS encoding multidrug effflux MFS transporter: MKHQSSPLLLSFVLAGLAALAPFAIDTYLPAFPVLERELHGTSLALQQSLTFYLLPYALMTLWHGAISDSIGRITTIKWGLGIFVIASIGCAFAPNVEMLWFFRALQGLSGGAGNVVARAMVRDLFEGPQAQRVMATVQMLFGIAPAVAPIIGGLLLGIHWQAIFVFLALYAAVSLWAAVKYLPETMPLEKRLPLSAKQVVKDYRAIFSDKEFNYVVFAVGANFAGFFLYVLASPVFLVKHLGLSEHQFAYMFVPTVCGMVIGSYLAKRAAGKYAQGKVLKVAYIWMTVMAALNIGVCLYLPTQVIYNIAPVALFNIGMALAMPILSLAALERHPKIRGTAASGQAFIQMLLSTVSAGLIVPIVWYAPSGLAFGMMAYLVLSWLMIYRSKLWTAK, from the coding sequence TTGAAGCATCAGTCATCTCCATTGTTACTGTCGTTCGTACTGGCCGGTCTCGCGGCGCTTGCCCCATTTGCAATTGATACCTACCTACCTGCGTTTCCAGTCCTAGAGCGTGAACTGCATGGCACTTCATTAGCGTTGCAGCAAAGCCTGACCTTTTATTTACTGCCATATGCGCTGATGACGCTATGGCACGGCGCAATTTCAGATTCAATAGGGCGTATCACGACCATTAAGTGGGGGTTAGGCATTTTTGTTATCGCCTCCATTGGTTGTGCCTTTGCACCCAATGTAGAAATGCTATGGTTCTTCCGTGCGCTACAAGGCCTGTCTGGCGGTGCTGGCAACGTGGTGGCTAGGGCTATGGTGCGAGATCTGTTTGAGGGGCCACAGGCGCAGCGTGTAATGGCCACGGTACAAATGCTGTTTGGGATTGCTCCAGCAGTTGCCCCGATCATAGGTGGCTTGCTGCTTGGCATTCATTGGCAGGCTATCTTTGTGTTTTTGGCCTTGTATGCGGCGGTAAGTTTGTGGGCGGCCGTTAAGTATCTACCTGAAACCATGCCGCTAGAAAAGCGTTTGCCGCTATCCGCCAAGCAAGTGGTTAAGGATTATCGAGCGATTTTCAGCGATAAAGAGTTTAATTACGTGGTGTTTGCCGTTGGAGCAAATTTTGCGGGCTTCTTTCTTTACGTATTAGCAAGCCCAGTATTTTTGGTGAAGCATTTGGGCTTATCTGAGCACCAGTTTGCCTATATGTTTGTGCCTACCGTCTGTGGCATGGTGATCGGCTCATACTTGGCAAAGCGCGCAGCTGGCAAATACGCGCAAGGCAAAGTACTTAAAGTTGCCTATATTTGGATGACGGTAATGGCCGCACTCAATATTGGTGTTTGCTTATACTTACCTACGCAGGTTATCTACAATATTGCACCTGTAGCACTCTTTAACATAGGCATGGCTTTGGCTATGCCTATACTTTCTTTAGCTGCCTTGGAGCGTCACCCTAAAATCCGCGGCACTGCCGCATCTGGCCAGGCCTTTATACAGATGCTGTTATCTACGGTATCTGCCGGTTTGATCGTGCCTATTGTTTGGTACGCACCATCTGGGCTTGCGTTTGGCATGATGGCTTACCTAGTGCTCAGCTGGCTGATGATATACAGAAGTAAATTATGGACTGCAAAGTAA
- the cysD gene encoding sulfate adenylyltransferase subunit CysD, translating to MTTTKQPLSHLDWLESEAIYILREVAGQCSNPVLLFSGGKDSLCILRLAEKAFRPGKFPFPLMHIDTGHNYQEVLDFRDQRAAELGERLIVRSVEDSMKRGTVVLKSPDEPRNKHQSVTLLEAIEEFGFDCCIGGARRDEEKARAKERIMSFRDEFGQWDPKNQRPELWNLYNARSHKGENIRAFPISNWTEMDVWQYIERENLGLPSIYFSHQRDIIMRGGAMMPANVPLANGEIINQPKAGEEVINMQVRFRTVGDITCTAPVLSDADNVSKIVIETATTTITERGATRLDDQTSDASMEQRKKEGYF from the coding sequence ATGACAACGACTAAACAACCTTTATCTCATTTAGACTGGCTAGAGTCTGAGGCCATTTACATTCTGCGCGAGGTCGCGGGGCAATGTAGCAACCCTGTACTATTATTCTCAGGTGGCAAAGATTCACTATGTATTTTGCGTTTGGCAGAAAAAGCATTCCGCCCTGGTAAGTTTCCATTTCCACTCATGCATATTGATACCGGCCACAACTATCAAGAAGTGCTGGATTTCCGTGACCAACGTGCTGCAGAGTTAGGCGAGCGCCTAATCGTGCGTTCTGTTGAAGACTCAATGAAACGCGGTACCGTGGTATTAAAATCACCAGACGAACCACGTAACAAACACCAATCTGTAACCTTACTGGAAGCGATTGAAGAGTTCGGCTTTGACTGCTGCATCGGTGGCGCACGTCGCGATGAAGAAAAAGCACGTGCCAAAGAACGTATCATGAGTTTCCGTGACGAGTTTGGCCAATGGGATCCGAAAAACCAACGTCCTGAATTGTGGAACCTGTACAACGCACGTTCACATAAAGGTGAAAACATCCGTGCCTTCCCTATTTCTAACTGGACAGAAATGGATGTATGGCAGTATATCGAGCGTGAAAACCTAGGCTTACCGAGCATCTACTTTTCACACCAGCGCGACATCATTATGCGCGGCGGTGCCATGATGCCAGCAAACGTGCCACTTGCTAACGGCGAAATCATTAACCAGCCTAAAGCTGGTGAAGAAGTAATCAACATGCAAGTGCGTTTCAGAACTGTAGGTGACATTACATGTACCGCACCTGTACTTTCAGATGCTGATAATGTAAGCAAAATTGTGATTGAAACTGCCACCACCACGATTACTGAGCGCGGTGCGACACGTCTGGACGACCAAACTTCAGACGCTTCAATGGAGCAACGTAAAAAAGAGGGATATTTCTAA
- the pqqD gene encoding pyrroloquinoline quinone biosynthesis peptide chaperone PqqD, with product MMDNKIQDSDIYTLAMHHRFQWEEAQNSYVILFPEGMVKLHGGAGEVIKRLNGKATVGDVVADLEATFPDAENIEKDIIGMFELALSKAWIRKA from the coding sequence ATGATGGATAACAAGATACAAGACAGCGATATTTACACACTTGCCATGCACCACCGTTTTCAGTGGGAAGAGGCACAAAATAGCTATGTGATACTTTTCCCTGAAGGCATGGTCAAACTACACGGCGGTGCTGGTGAAGTGATTAAACGTCTAAATGGTAAGGCAACTGTAGGCGATGTGGTGGCAGATTTAGAAGCCACATTTCCGGATGCTGAAAACATCGAAAAAGATATTATTGGTATGTTTGAGCTAGCGTTAAGCAAAGCTTGGATACGCAAAGCTTAA
- a CDS encoding M48 family metallopeptidase, which produces MTTPLKFLQHYSPTLQDKIRQMQAQGLLGEYIKQRYPQQHSIQTDKALYQYSNEIKQAFIRNAPPLDKVHYDSKLGIEHHALGLNTAISRVQGVKLKAKKEIRISSFFKQSPAEFLRMIVVHELAHLKERDHDKAFYQLCQHMEPNYHQLEFDCRVYLLWKNEATDGSE; this is translated from the coding sequence ATGACCACACCATTAAAATTTCTCCAACACTACTCACCGACCCTGCAAGATAAAATCAGGCAAATGCAAGCACAGGGTTTGCTTGGCGAATACATCAAGCAACGCTACCCACAACAGCACAGCATACAGACCGACAAAGCCCTCTACCAATACAGCAATGAAATTAAGCAGGCCTTTATACGTAATGCACCGCCATTAGATAAAGTACATTACGACAGTAAACTAGGCATAGAACACCATGCACTAGGCCTAAACACCGCAATCTCTCGCGTGCAGGGTGTCAAGCTCAAGGCTAAAAAAGAAATCAGGATTTCATCCTTTTTTAAGCAGTCCCCTGCTGAGTTTCTACGTATGATTGTTGTGCATGAATTGGCACACTTAAAAGAGCGTGATCATGACAAGGCGTTTTACCAACTGTGTCAGCACATGGAGCCTAATTATCATCAGCTTGAATTTGATTGCCGCGTATACCTGCTCTGGAAAAATGAAGCAACAGATGGCTCTGAGTAA
- the pqqE gene encoding pyrroloquinoline quinone biosynthesis protein PqqE, with translation MTQASLGESVVQKTIHATHAQNNGVAASVTQTQPLWLLAEVTYRCPLHCAFCYNPTDYDKHTQNELTTEQWIQALRDARKLGAIQLGISGGEPLLRDDIEEIVVEARKLGYYSNLITSGVGLTEKRIQAFKEGGLDHIQLSMHDITEEINNFITNTKTFELKKKVAAMIKGHGYPMVLNVVIHRYNIGHMKEILEMADALGAEYIELANTQYYGWSLVNRSQLMPTREQVEEAERITNEFREKSGSKMKIFFVVPDYFSDRPKKCMNGWGEVFMIVTANGDVLPCHSARVLPNMKFPNVKDTDLGWSWKDSPAFNKYRGDSWMKEPCRSCDEKENDLGGCRCQTFLLTGDAEAADPVCSKSPHHHLIEQAILDARNPAIAAQPIVFRNDKNSKRIIAGELKDRVGELHALP, from the coding sequence ATGACACAAGCGTCTTTAGGTGAGTCAGTGGTACAAAAGACCATCCATGCCACTCATGCTCAAAATAATGGGGTTGCAGCCAGCGTTACGCAAACGCAGCCGCTATGGCTGTTAGCAGAGGTGACGTATCGCTGCCCTTTGCATTGTGCATTTTGCTATAACCCTACTGATTACGACAAACATACGCAAAATGAGCTCACTACAGAGCAATGGATACAGGCCTTGCGAGACGCGCGCAAATTAGGCGCGATACAGTTGGGGATATCCGGTGGCGAGCCGTTGCTACGCGATGATATTGAAGAGATCGTTGTTGAGGCCAGAAAACTTGGTTATTACAGTAATTTAATTACTTCTGGTGTAGGGTTGACTGAAAAGCGCATCCAGGCTTTTAAAGAGGGTGGTTTGGATCACATTCAGTTATCTATGCATGATATTACTGAAGAAATTAATAACTTTATTACCAATACTAAAACGTTTGAGCTGAAGAAAAAAGTGGCAGCCATGATTAAAGGTCATGGCTATCCAATGGTGCTGAACGTGGTGATTCATCGCTATAACATTGGCCATATGAAAGAAATTTTAGAGATGGCTGATGCGCTGGGCGCAGAATACATTGAACTGGCTAATACGCAATATTATGGCTGGTCTTTGGTGAATCGTAGCCAATTAATGCCTACTAGAGAGCAGGTAGAAGAGGCCGAGCGTATCACCAATGAGTTCAGGGAAAAATCTGGCAGCAAGATGAAGATTTTCTTTGTGGTGCCAGATTACTTCTCAGATCGCCCTAAAAAATGTATGAATGGCTGGGGCGAGGTGTTTATGATTGTGACTGCCAATGGTGATGTACTACCTTGCCATTCAGCGCGCGTATTGCCGAATATGAAGTTTCCCAACGTTAAAGATACCGATTTGGGCTGGAGCTGGAAAGATTCACCAGCGTTTAACAAATACCGTGGTGACAGCTGGATGAAAGAGCCATGCCGTAGCTGCGACGAAAAAGAAAATGATCTAGGCGGCTGCCGTTGCCAGACATTCTTGCTCACCGGCGATGCGGAAGCTGCTGACCCAGTGTGCAGCAAGTCACCGCACCACCATTTGATCGAGCAGGCGATTTTAGATGCAAGAAACCCTGCCATTGCAGCGCAGCCTATTGTGTTTAGAAATGATAAAAACTCTAAGCGCATTATTGCTGGTGAGCTTAAAGACCGCGTAGGTGAGTTACATGCCTTGCCATAA
- the pqqB gene encoding pyrroloquinoline quinone biosynthesis protein PqqB: MHIHVLGAGAGGGFPQWNCNCFNCDGLRKGTIKATKRTQSSICVSGDGVNWVLFNASPDVLQQIQDFAPLQPGRAVRDTGIQAIVLIDAQIDHTTGLFMLREGKVKREIYCTDMVYGDLTSGNQILNILGHYCGVNHHNVPIDGKTSFTIPNVPNLKFTAVALKSAAPPYSPHRNDPHPGDTIGVLIEEISSGKKCWYSPGLGEIEPHLPELMNQADCIMVDGTFWTDTEMLDLGLMTKTARSIGHNPQFGKGGMIEELDKFGDVRKVLIHINNTNPILREDSAERAVLNEHKIEVAYDGMDIIL; the protein is encoded by the coding sequence ATGCATATACACGTATTAGGGGCTGGTGCTGGGGGTGGTTTTCCACAGTGGAATTGTAATTGTTTTAACTGTGATGGTTTACGTAAAGGCACAATCAAAGCAACCAAGCGTACACAGTCATCCATTTGCGTCAGCGGTGATGGTGTGAACTGGGTTCTGTTTAATGCTTCTCCAGATGTGTTGCAACAGATTCAAGACTTTGCACCGTTACAGCCAGGTCGCGCAGTAAGAGATACCGGTATTCAGGCGATTGTGCTGATTGATGCGCAAATTGACCATACAACCGGCCTGTTTATGTTGCGTGAAGGCAAAGTAAAACGCGAAATTTACTGTACTGATATGGTGTACGGTGATTTAACCTCAGGTAATCAGATTTTAAACATCCTCGGCCACTACTGCGGCGTTAATCATCACAATGTTCCGATTGATGGTAAAACCAGCTTCACCATCCCGAATGTGCCTAACTTGAAATTCACAGCCGTTGCACTAAAGAGTGCGGCGCCTCCTTATTCACCTCATCGCAATGACCCACATCCTGGCGACACGATTGGTGTGCTGATCGAAGAGATCAGCTCAGGCAAAAAATGCTGGTACTCGCCAGGTCTGGGTGAGATCGAGCCACACCTGCCAGAGCTAATGAATCAGGCAGACTGCATTATGGTGGATGGTACGTTCTGGACCGATACCGAGATGCTGGATCTAGGCTTGATGACTAAGACTGCGCGCAGTATCGGTCACAATCCTCAGTTTGGTAAAGGCGGCATGATTGAAGAGTTAGATAAATTTGGTGATGTAAGAAAAGTGTTGATTCATATCAACAACACCAATCCGATTTTACGTGAAGATTCAGCCGAGCGCGCTGTGTTGAATGAACACAAGATTGAAGTGGCCTATGATGGCATGGATATTATTTTGTAA
- the cysN gene encoding sulfate adenylyltransferase subunit CysN: MTTQHNDSLLRFMTCGSVDDGKSTLIGRLLYDTKTILADTLTQISNTSKKRGMEAVDLSLLTDGLQAEREQGITIDVAYRYFSTGTRKYIIADAPGHEQYTRNMVTAASTANLAIILIDARRGVLTQTRRHSYLAHLVGIPHIVVAVNKMDLVNYDQATFDKICADYTAFATELGLAAARDIRFIPMSALNGDMLVDRLDNMSWYQGETLLEMLEKAPAAHTEQSEAFRFPVQFVCRPHASDNPELHDFRGFMGRIESGEIAVGDAVTVLPNGYTSKVKAIQLGAEQLQSASTEQSVTLLLEDEIDTSRGDMIVKSTETIEPVKQVEAFVCWLSETPMSTARTYIVRHTTRESKAKVGAISYKVDVNTLEQQATTELKMNDIARISFKLAQPLMIDSYKNNRATGAFIIIDESTNNTVGAGMIV, translated from the coding sequence ATGACTACACAACACAACGACTCACTCTTACGCTTTATGACCTGCGGTAGCGTAGATGACGGCAAAAGTACGCTGATTGGCCGTTTGCTATACGACACCAAAACCATTTTGGCTGATACGCTGACACAAATTTCAAATACCTCTAAAAAGCGCGGCATGGAAGCAGTTGACCTTTCATTGCTGACCGATGGCTTACAAGCTGAGCGTGAGCAAGGCATTACCATCGACGTTGCTTACCGTTATTTCAGCACTGGCACACGCAAATATATTATTGCTGATGCACCAGGCCACGAACAATACACACGTAACATGGTAACGGCAGCATCGACTGCTAACCTTGCCATCATTTTGATTGATGCACGTAGAGGCGTACTCACGCAAACTCGCCGCCATAGTTACTTAGCTCATTTAGTAGGCATTCCACACATTGTGGTAGCTGTAAACAAAATGGACCTGGTGAATTATGACCAAGCAACTTTCGACAAGATTTGTGCCGACTACACTGCGTTTGCTACTGAGCTTGGCTTAGCCGCCGCTAGGGACATCCGCTTTATTCCAATGTCTGCATTGAATGGCGACATGTTGGTTGACCGTTTAGACAATATGTCTTGGTACCAAGGTGAAACATTGCTTGAGATGCTGGAAAAAGCACCAGCAGCACATACCGAGCAATCTGAAGCGTTCCGATTCCCTGTGCAGTTCGTATGCCGCCCACATGCTTCTGACAACCCAGAGTTACATGACTTCCGTGGTTTCATGGGCCGCATCGAATCTGGTGAAATTGCAGTTGGTGATGCAGTGACCGTATTGCCAAATGGCTATACTTCTAAAGTAAAAGCTATTCAGCTTGGCGCAGAGCAACTGCAGTCAGCATCGACAGAGCAAAGTGTTACCCTGCTACTAGAGGATGAAATCGACACTTCACGTGGTGACATGATTGTGAAGAGCACAGAAACCATTGAACCGGTAAAACAAGTAGAGGCTTTTGTTTGCTGGCTATCAGAAACGCCAATGTCTACAGCGCGTACGTATATCGTTCGTCACACCACGCGTGAGTCTAAAGCTAAAGTGGGTGCTATCAGTTACAAAGTAGATGTCAACACGCTAGAGCAGCAAGCGACGACTGAGCTGAAAATGAATGACATTGCGCGTATTAGCTTTAAATTAGCGCAACCATTGATGATTGACAGCTATAAAAACAATCGTGCTACCGGCGCATTCATCATTATTGATGAGTCAACCAATAACACCGTTGGCGCAGGGATGATTGTTTAA